The Triticum aestivum cultivar Chinese Spring chromosome 7B, IWGSC CS RefSeq v2.1, whole genome shotgun sequence genome window below encodes:
- the LOC123162284 gene encoding uncharacterized protein, protein MADAHDAPLVRLSCFHGDDRWTDFVRGRWAADPCAPIEAAYVDAVGRLPVHEMPDLFDCLYRGGHCVGLLDPASNVILNGLTLLCRRRSGAYSPPEEDRFPPPPDPRHVSNWGSIAFRSYNGLRAFMHTYFRYLNDDQARFYLHLSGGDLLVAIRIAELEQLAAVEGAVDQATVGRHPDLLRERAQFALAVAAIKAKHPMPDDLLLLCQPALQETADDMKDVLATLEEGRRLTVHDVEAILGVLKSQLRHRTVCSRLQLTFTQRGRGETLHYRLNGQHGGGLQFQQCAPFSLASLRSPEAVRRKLESSLALIPEHTPHTPAEVADAPPTCGHIEYLKTGLLDVIHAMYVEALASLPRAALRRVLRGILVAGHCYGPMDPASNIIIHAAWYSVIAPPLRPSIEPDVLGVDALLRLEVHSLDGLVAAVRVATGFSEHQAVEHLSTNRCDISDMLRRAAPETRGQAFYRASEAARHPLGEHHSSFLASLASSGPKFLDTLSSLLRSGEDKGPRHLISAASVTELQKMLGRRCSPITPLPAPSHLDGLPARKQWLEKRQRFLRTELEQLLRGYADQHPWEPTFELEIICGVAKESAYLSSHCYHINFLAAASDGTRMLFFAQVWEEKRPNNTEQCFSLWVRYHDRESEVSFCCPLPYYSPNDAYLGRCTICEFGMSKIVHPPVGLHIGATHTDFGKTRPLGSNLKVSSRADGIVDTVMTQNKCA, encoded by the exons ATGGCCGACGCCCACGACGCACCGCTGGTGCGCCTCTCGTGCTTCCACGGCGACGACAGGTGGACGGACTTCGTCCGTGGCAGGTGGGCGGCGGACCCGTGCGCCCCCATCGAGGCCGCCTACGTCGACGCCGTTGGCCGGCTCCCCGTCCACGAGATGCCAGACCTCTTCGACTGCCTCTACCGCGGCGGGCACTGCGTCGGCCTCCTCGACCCCGCCTCCAACGTCATCCTCAACGGCCTCACCCTCCTCTGCCGTCGCCGCAGCGGCGCCTACTCGCCGCCGGAGGAGGACCGCTTCCCGCCACCGCCGGATCCTCGGCATGTGAGCAACTGGGGGTCCATCGCCTTCAGATCTTACAATGGCCTCCGCGCCTTCATGCACACGTACTTCCGGTACCTCAACGATGACCAAGCTCGGTTCTACCTCCACCTCTCCGGCGGGGACCTCCTCGTCGCCATCCGGATCGCCGAGCTCGAGCAGTTGGCCGCCGTCGAAGGGGCCGTTGATCAGGCCACCGTCGGCCGCCACCCAGACCTCCTCCGCGAACGAGCCCAGTTCGCTCTCGCCGTTGCTGCCATCAAAGCAAAGCACCCCATGCCCGACGACCTCCTGCTGCTCTGCCAGCCAGCGCTCCAGGAGACGGCCGACGACATGAAAGACGTCCTCGCCACCTTGGAGGAAGGGCGGCGCCTCACCGTCCATGACGTCGAGGCCATCCTCGGCGTTCTAAAATCGCAGCTGCGCCATCGCACGGTCTGCTCCCGTCTGCAACTCACCTTCACACAACGAGGACGCGGCGAGACCTTGCATTACCGCCTCAACGGCCAACATGGAGGAGGCCTGCAGTTCCAGCAGTGCGCGCCATTCAGCCTCGCCAGCCTGCGCTCTCCCGAGGCCGTGCGGCGCAAGCTCGAATCCAGCCTCGCGCTCATCCCCGAGCACACTCCGCACACGCCGGCGGAGGTGGCCGACGCGCCCCCGACATGCGGGCACATCGAGTACCTCAAGACGGGGCTCCTGGACGTCATCCACGCCATGTACGTCGAGGCGCTCGCCAGCTTGCCCCGCGCCGCGCTCCGGCGTGTCCTCCGCGGCATCCTAGTCGCCGGGCACTGCTACGGCCCCATGGACCCCGCGTCCAACATCATCATCCATGCCGCTTGGTACAGCGTCATCGCGCCCCCGTTGCGCCCCAGCATCGAGCCGGACGTGCTCGGCGTAGACGCCCTGCTTCGCCTCGAGGTCCACTCCCTCGacggcctcgtcgccgccgtccgtgTCGCCACTGGCTTCTCAGAGCACCAGGCCGTGGAGCACCTCAGCACCAACCGCTGCGACATATCTGACATGCTTCGGagggcggcgccggagacacgcgGCCAAGCCTTTTATCGTGCCAGCGAGGCCGCCAGACACCCCCTCGGAGAGCACCACTCGTCGTTCCTCGCATCCCTGGCCTCCTCAGGGCCGAAATTTCTGGACACCTTGAGCTCCTTGCTGCGCTCCGGAGAAGACAAAGGGCCGCGCCATTTGATCTCTGCTGCCAGCGTCACAGAGTTGCAGAAAATGCTAGGACGCCGGTGCTCTCCCATCACCCCACTCCCAGCACCAAGTCACTTGGATGGTCTTCCAGCAAGGAAGCAATGGTTGGAGAAGAGGCAGAGGTTTCTACGGACAGAGCTTGAACAACTCCTCCGCGGCTACGCCGATCAGCACCCATGGGAACCAACATTTGAGCTGGAAATCATCTGCGGCGTGGCGAAAGAGAGCGCCTATCTCTCCTCCCATTGCTACCACATCAACTTCCTCGCCGCGGCATCCGACGGCACGCGAATGCTCTTCTTCGCTCAGGTTTGGGAGGAGAAGAGACCCAACAACACCGAGCAGTGCTTCAGTCTCTGGGTTCGTTACCACGACAGAGAATCGGAGGTCTCCTTCTGCTGTCCCCTGCCTTACTACAGCCCAAATGATGCATATCTTG GGCGGTGCACCATTTGCGAGTTTGGCATGAGTAAAATTGTGCATCCACCTGTTGGCCTGCATATCGGAGCGACGCACACTGATTTTGGAAAGACACGTCCGCTTGGCTCAAATTTGAAGGTGTCCTCTCGTGCGGACGGCATCGTAGACACGGTGATGACCCAGAACAAATGCGCTTAA